CGCCTCGGGTCCGACGAGACGAGCGAGGAGAAGCGACGCCACCGCCAGCGCGCCCTGGTCCACGCCGCGGCTCACGACCAGATACGGCAACGACGTCCCGCGCCGAGCGGGCTGGTCCACCCGTCAGCCGTCCCCGAGCCGACCAGGACGTCGGAACCGCTCGGCGACGAGCCCCTCGACCGCACCCGACCACCAGCCGCCGCCCACCGCCACGATCGCGAGGACAGCCACCAGATGGGCCCCCGGACCGACCCGTCGCGGCGTGGTTCCGGCCGCCAGCTCGACGCCCGCCAGCGCCGCCAGCCCGAACGCCGCAGTCACCCCGGGACGCCGGCGGAGGCCCACGGCTGCGCCGATCGCTGCGCCCGCCGGGAGCGCGAGCAGCACGATCTGGCGGGGACGCGGCCGCTCGCCGGAGAGGGCCCAGTACGCGGCCTTCCACCGTCCGAACCGTCGGTACTGGGAGAACAGCCGAGCGATCGACTCACGCGGGAGGTAGCCGACGTCGATGCCCTCCTCGAACCACACCATCCCCGTCGCCGTCATCCGGCGGTTGAGGTCGAAGTCCTGGTTCGTCGCCAGCCGCAGGTCCCATCCGCCCACCGCCCGCAGCTCAGCGGTTCGGAAGGCACCCAGGTAGACGGTGTCGGAGGGCCCGCTGGCGGCTCCCCGCCGATAGCGGGCCAGCCCCATGGCGAGGCGGTTGTTGAGCGCTCGGGCGATTCCGAGGTCGTTCGCGCTGCTCGACCGCGCCACCGCCACCTGGGCGCCACCCACGACCGCCACCTCGGGTCGGCTCGACAGGATCTCGACACACCGGCGCACGTAGCCCGTCGGGATGAGGCTCCGGGCATCGACCCGGCACACCACCTCCGAAGTCACGTGCCGCAGGCCGGCATTGAGGTTCGAGGGAGTCGCTCCCCCAGGGTTGGTGACCACGGTCCACCCGCCCACCCCACTCCCCTCGAGCACCGACCGGGCCAGGTCGGCGGTGCCGTCGGTCGAGGACCCGTCGACCACGACGACCTCGAGCTCCTCGAGAGGGAGGTCCTGAGCCAGCACCTGTTCGAGGCAACGGACGATCGAGGCCGCCTCGTTGCGAGCGGGGATGAGCACGGTCGCCCGCGTCCCGACCGACTCGGCGTTCATCGACCCTCGCCGCCGAGCACGCTGCGCACTGTTCGCCCGATGATCCGCAGGTCGAGGGCCAGACCCTGGTGGCGCAGGTACCAGAACTCGTACTGCAGCTTCTCGCGGGCATCGGACTCGTCGGCCCCGTAGGGGTACTTCACCTGCGCCCATCCCGTGAGCCCCGGGCGCACGAGGTGGCGCAGCTCGTAGAAGGGCAGGACACTGGTGAGCTGATCGACGTAGTGGGGCTGCTCCGGTCTCGGCCCCACCACGGAGAGGTCGCCGCGCAGGATGTTGACCGCCTGGGGCAGCTCGTCGAGGTGGGTCGCCCGGAGCACGCGTCCGAACGACGTCACGCGGGGATCGCCCTGCTGGGTCCAGGTGCCGGCGCCACCCTCGCCGGAGCCCGGGTCGGGCCGCATCGTGCGGAACTTCAGGATCTGGAAGGGTCGGCCGTTCTTGCCCACCCGCTCCTGGCGGAACAGGAGCGGCCCCCGATTGGCCACCAGGTCGCCCAGTGCCACGAAGGGCACCACCACCGTGAACAGCAAGGTGGCCACCAAGCCGACCGCGACGTCGATGAGGCGCTTCACCCGGCCGTAGCGGGCCCGATGGACCTCTCCCACGTCGAACAGCAGCGACACCCGCTCCAGCTCGAAGAGCGGCACCTTGCCGAGCCACTCGTCGACGAACAGTGCGTAGCTGCGCACCCGCATCCCCCTGCCGTGCAACTCGGCGGCCTGGTCGACGATCGAGTCGTTCGACTCCGCCTCGCGGTCGAGCACCACCACCGTGGCGCCCGACCCGACCGCCGCCGCCACGAGGGGGCCGTCGGCGGCCGGCTTGCCCGGGGCCTGACCCGCCTCACCTGGCAGGACCACCTGCACGATCGACGCCGCGTGCTCGGCGGCCCGACGCAGGTCACGCCGGAGGGCCTCCACCTCCTCGAGCGTGGCGACCACCAGCACGCGATCGCGATCGGCGGCCCGCTGCCGCCCGCCCGTGGCCATCGCCGCGCACGCCAGGTACCACGGGACGAGGAGCACCGCCGAACCGAACACCACGAAGCGAGGGAGCAGGGCGTCGCCGGTGAGCAGCTGGAGCACGGAGATGACCACCGCCCCGCTCACCGCGGCGAGGATCGACGCCACCAGGGCCCGACCGGCGGAGCGGGGCAGCTCGGGGAGGCCGAGCCCGTAGGCGGTCACCAGCAGCACCCCGATGTAGAGCAGGGACCACCCGAACCGGAAGGTGCCCGTGTAGGAGTACGGCGGATCGGCGATGACGCGGGCGTGGTAGAGCGACAGACCCACCACGGCGACCACGATGCCGCCGTAGAGCGCCAGCCGAGCACCCCGTCTCATCGGTCCACCCTACGGACGCGGAGGGGTCAGGTCGGGGACAGCAGCGGGGCGAGGAACTGGCCGGTGTAGCTCTCGGCCGTCGCCGCCACCTGCTCCGGCGTTCCCTCCACCACCACGGTGCCTCCTCCGGTACCCCCCTCGGGGCCCATGTCGATCAGCCAGTCGGCGGTCTTGATGACGTCGAGGTTGTGCTCGATCACCAACACCGTGTTCCCTTGATCGACCAACCGGGACAGCACCGTGAGGAGTTTCCGGATGTCCTCGAAGTGCAGGCCCGTGGTGGGCTCGTCGAGGATGTACATCGTGTGACCGGTGGAGCGCTTGGCCAACTCGGCGGCCAGCTTGACCCGCTGGGCCTCGCCACCGGAGAGGGTGGTGGCCGGCTGCCCGAGCCGCACGTAGCCGAGGCCCACGTCGACGATCGTCTGGAGGTGGCGGGCGATGGCCGGCTGGTTGGCGAAGAACTCGACGCCCTCCTCGCAGCTCATGTTCAAGACGTCGGAGATGTTCCTGTCCTTGAAGGTGATGTCGAGGGTGTCGCGGTTGTACCGGGCCCCCTTGCACACCTCGCAGGGGACGTACACGTCCGGGAGGAAGTGCATCTCGATCTTGATGGTGCCGTCCCCGGCGCACGCCTCGCAGCGCCCCCCGGCCACGTTGAACGAGAACCGGCCGGGCAGGTAGCCCCGCACCTTCGCCTCGTGGGTCTGGGCGAACAGCTTGCGGATGTGGTCGAACACGCCCGTGTAGGTGGCCGGGTTCGAACGGGGGGTACGCCCGATCGGGGACTGGTCGATGTTGATGACCTTGTCGATCTGGTCGAGGCCCTCGACGGTGCGGTGCCGGCCGGGTGGGACCCGTGACCCGTAGACCTGCTGCATGAGCGCCCGGAACAGGATGTCGTTGACGAGGGTGGACTTGCCCGAGCCGGACACCCCGGTGACCGCCGTGAAGCACCCGAGCGGGAACTCGACGTCGACGTTCTTCAGGTTGTGCTCGCGGGCGCCCCGCACGACGATCCTGGGCCCCGCCGGCGTCCGTCGCTTCTCGGGAACGGGGATCGTGCGACGACCGGAGACGTACTGCCCGGTGAGCGACTTGCGCGACTTGAGCAGGCCCTTCACCGCCCCGGCGTAGACCACGTCGCCGCCGTGCTCCCCCGCCCCGGGCCCGATGTCGACGACGTAGTCGGCCACCCGGATGGTCTCCTCGTCGTGCTCGACCACGAGCACCGTGTTGCCGAGGTCGCGCAGGCGCACGAGGGTGTCGATGAGGCGACGGTTGTCGCGCTGGTGCAGGCCGATGGACGGCTCGTCGAGCACGTAGAGAACGCCGACGAGCCCGGACCCGATCTGGGACGCGAGCCGGATGCGCTGGGCCTCCCCACCGGCGAGGGTGCCCGCCGAACGCCCGAGGCTCAGGTAGTCGAGGCCGACGTCGAGGAGGAAGCCCATGCGGGCGTTGACCTCCTTCACCACCCGTTCGGCGATCATGCGGTCCCGCTCGGAGAGCTCGAGCCCGACGAGGGCCTTGGCGGCATCGGCGATCGACATGGTGGCCAGGTCGTCGATCGTGTGACCGCCGATGGTGACCCCCAGCGAGAAGGGCTTGAGCCGAGCGCCCCCGCACTCCGGGCAGGGCACCTCGCGCATGTAGCCCTCGACCTGCTCACGCTGGCTGTCGCTCTCGGCGTCGGCGTGGCGACGCTGCAACCAGGGCACCACGCCCTCGTACTTCGCCTCGTAGGACCGGTTGCGCCCGTAGCGGTTGCGGTACTGGACCTTGATCCGCCCACCGGACGCACCCGTGCCGAACAGCAGCAGCTTCTGGTGCTTCTTGGCCAGGTCGCCGAAGGGCACGTCGACGGCGATGTCGTAGGCGGCGCACACCGACTCGAGCAGCCGGCCGAAGTACTGGGTGCGGGCGGTGGCCCACGGGGCGAGCGCCCCCTGGGCCAACGTGAGGTCGGGGTTGGGCACCACCAGCTCGGGATCGACCTCGAAGCGGGTGCCGAGGCCGTCGCAGTGCTCGCACGCCCCGTACGGGGAGTTGAACGAGAAGTTCCGGGGGGCCAGCTCCTCGAACGACAGGCCGCACACCGGGCAGCCGAGGTGCTGGCTGAAGGTGAGGATCTCGTCGTCCAGCCCGGTGTCGTCGTGACGCCCGACGATCTGCACCTCGGCCACGCCCTCGGCGATGCGCAGCGCCGTCTCGAGCGAGTCGGTGAGGCGCCGTTCGATGCCGTCGCGGCGGACCAGGCGGTCGACCACGACCTGGATGGTGTGCTGCTCGTAGCGCTCGAGCTCGACCTGGTCGGTGAGCTCGTGCAACTCGCCGTCGACGATGGCCCGGGCGAAGCCCTGCGTGGCGAGGTCGGCGAGAAGGGTGTCGTAGGTGCCCTTGCGACCCCGGA
This DNA window, taken from Acidimicrobiales bacterium, encodes the following:
- a CDS encoding glycosyltransferase, encoding MNAESVGTRATVLIPARNEAASIVRCLEQVLAQDLPLEELEVVVVDGSSTDGTADLARSVLEGSGVGGWTVVTNPGGATPSNLNAGLRHVTSEVVCRVDARSLIPTGYVRRCVEILSSRPEVAVVGGAQVAVARSSSANDLGIARALNNRLAMGLARYRRGAASGPSDTVYLGAFRTAELRAVGGWDLRLATNQDFDLNRRMTATGMVWFEEGIDVGYLPRESIARLFSQYRRFGRWKAAYWALSGERPRPRQIVLLALPAGAAIGAAVGLRRRPGVTAAFGLAALAGVELAAGTTPRRVGPGAHLVAVLAIVAVGGGWWSGAVEGLVAERFRRPGRLGDG
- the uvrA gene encoding excinuclease ABC subunit UvrA, coding for MDRLVIRGAREHNLRNISLDLPRDRLIVFTGLSGSGKSSLAFDTIYAEGQRRYVESLSAYARQFLGQMDKPDVDFIEGLSPAISIDQKSASRNPRSTVGTITEVYDYLRLLYARIGIPHCPDDGAVITRQTPQQIVDRILELPEGTRFQVLAPVVRGRKGTYDTLLADLATQGFARAIVDGELHELTDQVELERYEQHTIQVVVDRLVRRDGIERRLTDSLETALRIAEGVAEVQIVGRHDDTGLDDEILTFSQHLGCPVCGLSFEELAPRNFSFNSPYGACEHCDGLGTRFEVDPELVVPNPDLTLAQGALAPWATARTQYFGRLLESVCAAYDIAVDVPFGDLAKKHQKLLLFGTGASGGRIKVQYRNRYGRNRSYEAKYEGVVPWLQRRHADAESDSQREQVEGYMREVPCPECGGARLKPFSLGVTIGGHTIDDLATMSIADAAKALVGLELSERDRMIAERVVKEVNARMGFLLDVGLDYLSLGRSAGTLAGGEAQRIRLASQIGSGLVGVLYVLDEPSIGLHQRDNRRLIDTLVRLRDLGNTVLVVEHDEETIRVADYVVDIGPGAGEHGGDVVYAGAVKGLLKSRKSLTGQYVSGRRTIPVPEKRRTPAGPRIVVRGAREHNLKNVDVEFPLGCFTAVTGVSGSGKSTLVNDILFRALMQQVYGSRVPPGRHRTVEGLDQIDKVINIDQSPIGRTPRSNPATYTGVFDHIRKLFAQTHEAKVRGYLPGRFSFNVAGGRCEACAGDGTIKIEMHFLPDVYVPCEVCKGARYNRDTLDITFKDRNISDVLNMSCEEGVEFFANQPAIARHLQTIVDVGLGYVRLGQPATTLSGGEAQRVKLAAELAKRSTGHTMYILDEPTTGLHFEDIRKLLTVLSRLVDQGNTVLVIEHNLDVIKTADWLIDMGPEGGTGGGTVVVEGTPEQVAATAESYTGQFLAPLLSPT
- a CDS encoding sugar transferase; this encodes MRRGARLALYGGIVVAVVGLSLYHARVIADPPYSYTGTFRFGWSLLYIGVLLVTAYGLGLPELPRSAGRALVASILAAVSGAVVISVLQLLTGDALLPRFVVFGSAVLLVPWYLACAAMATGGRQRAADRDRVLVVATLEEVEALRRDLRRAAEHAASIVQVVLPGEAGQAPGKPAADGPLVAAAVGSGATVVVLDREAESNDSIVDQAAELHGRGMRVRSYALFVDEWLGKVPLFELERVSLLFDVGEVHRARYGRVKRLIDVAVGLVATLLFTVVVPFVALGDLVANRGPLLFRQERVGKNGRPFQILKFRTMRPDPGSGEGGAGTWTQQGDPRVTSFGRVLRATHLDELPQAVNILRGDLSVVGPRPEQPHYVDQLTSVLPFYELRHLVRPGLTGWAQVKYPYGADESDAREKLQYEFWYLRHQGLALDLRIIGRTVRSVLGGEGR